One window from the genome of Hemitrygon akajei chromosome 4, sHemAka1.3, whole genome shotgun sequence encodes:
- the LOC140726659 gene encoding G-protein coupled receptor 83-like, which produces MTRYMWLSVPYANKAFQRSDNLLNISFSGLPLMANRSAFFPWGNFTLDDWESFVGSAKYEAESQNATVKALLIVAYSVIIVISLFGNVLVCQVVIKNKRMHSATSLFIVNLAVSDIMITLLNTPFTLVRFVNSTWVFGTVMCHISRFAQYCSLHVSTLTLTAIALDRHQVIMHPLKARMSTAKGVLYISVIWIMASCFSLPHAIYQKLFKFEYSKEKIRSLCVPNFPEPADLFWKYLDLATFMMLYVLPLLIITVTYTTVAKKLWFRNAIGDVTTEQYFAHRRKKKKTIKMLMLVVVVFAVCWFPLNCYVVLVSSQIIHTNNALYFAFHWFALSSTCYNPFIYCWLNESFRLELKSLLNIFRREHEVQEHILPSMVPSYRLAWPEESNYKRRQDPQSLHSNSNIQSGKTDISSVEPVVAMS; this is translated from the exons ATGACCCGTTATATGTGGCTCTCTGTTCCTTACGCAAACAAAGCTTTTCAAAGATCAGACAATTTACTTAACATCAGTTTCTCCGGATTGCCTTTAATGGCTAACAGGTCGGCTTTCTTTCCTTGGGGCAACTTTACTCTGGACGATTGGGAGAGTTTTGTGGGGTCGGCAAAGTATGAGGCCGAGTCCCAAAATGCAACCGTCAAGGCTTTGCTAATCGTAGCATATTCGGTTATTATAGTGATTTCCCtctttggaaatgttcttgtgtGCCAGGTCGTGATAAAGAACAAACGGATGCACTCTGCCACCAGCCTGTTCATTGTTAATCTCGCTGTATCGGATATCATGATAACTCTTCTTAACACTCCTTTTACACTG GTTCGGTTTGTTAACAGCACTTGGGTTTTTGGGACGGTCATGTGCCACATCAGCCGCTTTGCCCAGTACTGCTCCCTGCACGTGTCCACCCTCACTCTGACAGCCATCGCTTTGGACAGGCATCAG GTTATTATGCATCCGTTAAAAGCACGCATGTCAACTGCTAAGGGTGTACTATATATCAGCGTCATCTGGATTATGGCGAGCTGTTTCTCACTTCCTCATGCCATCTATCAAAAGCTCTTCAAATTTGAATACAG TAAGGAAAAGATTCGGAGTTTATGTGTCCCAAACTTTCCAGAGCCGGCAGATCTGTTTTGGAAGTACCTGGACTTGGCCACATTTATGATGTTGTATGTGCTGCCCCTTTTAATCATCACTGTCACATACACTACTGTGGCCAAAAAGTTATGGTTTCGCAATGCAATTGGAGATGTAACGACAGAGCAGTACTTTGCACATCGACGGAAGAAGAAAAAGACAATTAAAATGCTGATGCTGGTTGTGGTAGTATTTGCTGTCTGCTGGTTTCCGCTTAATTGTTATGTCGTCCTCGTATCTAGTCAAATAATTCATACAAACAATGCTCTCTATTTTGCATTCCACTGGTTTGCCCTGAGTAGCACTTGCTATAACCCATTTATCTATTGCTGGTTGAATGAAAGTTTTCGTTTAGAACTTAAATCACTCTTGAATATATTCAGAAGAGAACATGAAGTGCAGGAGCATATTCTCCCTTCTATGGTCCCCTCTTACAGATTAGCCTGGCCAGAAGAGAGTAACTACAAGAGGAGACAAGATCCTCAGAGTCTTCACTCAAACAGTAACATCCAGTCAGGAAAGACAGACATTTCCTCAGTTGAGCCAGTTGTAGCTATGAGCTAG